A region of the Mustelus asterias unplaced genomic scaffold, sMusAst1.hap1.1 HAP1_SCAFFOLD_43, whole genome shotgun sequence genome:
ccctcaacctccttcgttccACTGAGAaccaaccaagtttctccaacctctcctcatagctaatgccctccataccaggcaacatcctgctaaatattttccgtaccctctccaaagcctccacatccttctggtagtgtggtgaccagaattgaacacgagatTCCAAGTGGGGTTTaactttttaaactcaatgtcccggccgatgaaggcaagcatgccgtatgccttcttgattatcttctccacctgcattgccactttcaatgacctgtgtacctgtacacccagatccctctgcctatgtatactcttaagggttctgccatttactgtatatttcccatcattatctcacatttgtccggattcaacttcatctgccatctctccgcccaagtctccaactgctctatatcctgctgtatcctctgccggtccccaacgctgtccgcaattccaccaacctttgtatcgtccacaaacttaccaatcaaaccagttacattttcctccaaatcatttatccttggaaagacggagaatgaggggagatctaatagaggtgtacaagattatgaagggtatagatagggtgaacagtgggaagctttttcccaggtcggaggtgacgatcacgaggggtcacgggctcaagctgagaggggcaaagtataactcagatatcagagggacgatttttacacagagggtggtgggggcctggaatgcgctgccaagtagggtggtggaggcaggcacgctgacatcgtttaagacttacctggatagtcacatgagcagcctgggaatggagggatacaaacgattggtctagttggaccaaggagcggcacaggcttggagggccgaagggcctgtttcctgtgctgtactgttctttgttctttatatattacaaacagcaaaagtcccagcactgatccctgaggaatgtcacttgtcacagccctccattcagaaaggtacctttgcactgccaacctctgttttcttctgactaaatatctctaaacttcctaacaccctgtcactctgtgatccttgtgacatttgaaaccaggtattcgcaaaaagactcaaagagcatcagcccactggaggctgagaccagccagtccagcacaaagaaatcctctgccccttcccattgaccaactgtgagaatgaacaaaatgcagtcctggatgtaattgagagcagaaacaataacagcagaatccaacccctggaatcactcgtgaacttgttggtgtctcagcaggtgggatgaaactctgaatcccttcccacacacagagcaggtgaatggtctctcgccagtgtgaactcgctggtgtatccgcaggtcagatgactgagtgaatcccttcccacactgagagcaggtgaatggtttctccccagtgtgaactcgcaggtgtgtccgcaggtgggttgaccgagtgaatcccttcccacactgagagcaggtgaacgacctctcccctgtgtgaactcgctggtgtgtcagcaggtcagatgagtttgtgaatcccttcccacactgagagcaggtgaatggtttctccccagtgtgaacacgctggtgtctctgcaggtgggttgaccgagtgaatcccttcccacactgagagcaggtgaacggcctctctcctgtgtgaactcgctggtgtgtccgtaggtcagatgactgagtgaatcccttcccacactgagagcaggtgaatggtttctccccagtgtgaactcgctggtgtatccgcaggtgggatgactgagtgaatcccttcccacactgagagcaggtgaacggcctttcccctgtgtgacgtagctggtgtctctgcaggtcggctgactgagtgaattcttgcccacactgagagcaggtgaacggtctctccccagtgtgaactcgttcgtgtgtccgcaggttggatgactgagtgaatcccttcccacactgaaaacagttgaatggcctctccccagtgtgaattcgctggtgtctctgcaggtggaatgaccgagtgaatctcttcccacactgagagcagttgaatggcctctccccagtgtgaactcgctggtgtctctgcaggtggaatgaccgagtgaatcccttcccacactgagagcaggtaaatggcctctctccagtgtgaacttgctggtgtgtctgcaggctggataactgaatgaatcccttcccacactgagagcaggtgaatggcctctcctcagtgtgaactcgctggtgtaactgcaggtgggataactgattaaatccctccctacactgagagcagatgaatggcctctccccagtgtggctgcgccgatgagtttccagctctgatggggatctgtatcccttcccacagtccgcacatttccatggtttctccatggtgcaggtgtccttccctctctcttgagtggacaattagttgaaacttcgtccacacacagaacaagattacagtctctccccgctgtgaatgatgtgatatttattcagactgtgtaactggttaaagctctttagtcagtgcatcggaacacactcactcgagtgtggcagtgtgttgatgctttttcactcacactgacatttcaaatcttttcaaatcgacagactggacaatcatttctccttctggattcaaagtccgatgatattgaggtcccaaggaatatgattcTGTCACGTCGAGacgtgacatttgagatttcagc
Encoded here:
- the LOC144482857 gene encoding uncharacterized protein LOC144482857, giving the protein MEKPWKCADCGKGYRSPSELETHRRSHTGERPFICSQCREGFNQLSHLQLHQRVHTEERPFTCSQCGKGFIQLSSLQTHQQVHTGERPFTCSQCGKGFTRSFHLQRHQRVHTGERPFNCSQCGKRFTRSFHLQRHQRIHTGERPFNCFQCGKGFTQSSNLRTHERVHTGERPFTCSQCGQEFTQSADLQRHQLRHTGERPFTCSQCGKGFTQSSHLRIHQRVHTGEKPFTCSQCGKGFTQSSDLRTHQRVHTGERPFTCSQCGKGFTRSTHLQRHQRVHTGEKPFTCSQCGKGFTNSSDLLTHQRVHTGERSFTCSQCGKGFTRSTHLRTHLRVHTGEKPFTCSQCGKGFTQSSDLRIHQRVHTGERPFTCSVCGKGFRVSSHLLRHQQVHE